From one bacterium genomic stretch:
- a CDS encoding rod shape-determining protein has translation MIFNKIHPRYIALDLGTSNTLIYLEGQGVVVNEPSVIAVNEKGQIEALGFEARRMLGRTPPNIHAIRPMEDGVLADYETAEL, from the coding sequence TTGATCTTCAACAAGATTCACCCCCGTTACATCGCCCTGGACCTGGGCACCAGCAACACCCTGATCTACCTCGAGGGTCAGGGTGTGGTCGTGAACGAGCCCTCGGTCATCGCCGTCAACGAGAAGGGGCAGATCGAGGCTTTGGGCTTCGAGGCCAGGCGGATGCTTGGACGCACCCCGCCGAACATCCACGCCATTCGGCCCATGGAGGACGGCGTCCTCGCCGACTACGAGACCGCCGAGCTC